The window CACTTGATATTCCCTGCAATATTACCttgcataaataaatttgtaatacAAACTGTAGCTAAAGATTTCATAGATCCCTCAGTTACAATTTGCTGTTAAATGCAGGAGACATTGTTTATCTTCCACAGAATACATCTGTGCCTGTCACACTGAATGCACGTGAATACGAAGTCTTTACAGTAGTTCCTGTCAAGAAACTGTCCACAGGGGATACTTTTGCAGCGATTGGCCTAATCAACATGTTTAACTCAGGAGGAGCAATCAAAAAACTGAAGTATGAATCCGATAAAGACGAATCTGTTAACATCAAAGTTCGCGGGTGTGGCAAGTTTGGTGCATACGCTTCAGTTCGACCTAAAAGAATAACAGCAGGTACACATGAGATAGAGTTTGAGCACGAAGAGAAGTCCGGATTCATCACATTTACGCTGACAGAACCAGTTCAAGATTCATACCACTGGGATGTGATTGTCATCATCTGATTTAGTCATTGATTCAGTGTTTATATTCTGTGATCAAAATTTCAGCATCCATAAGTAAATTAATTGAACCTTGCTTGAAACTCTACAACATTGTAGAGAAATAATATCCACTCTTTGATCTCAAGTGACTAGTTATCACCACAAATTTTTTGTTCCAATTCTTTTCCCACGTTTTAATTAGATGGTTTATGTGCATACAGGAGCTCCGACAATTATGAGTAATATTCTGGTCTCAATCTCACGTTTTTCTTATCAAAATTAATCGCAATAAGTACGAACCATCTGATAAAATTAACCATTGACATTCAAATGTCTCAAATATTATTCAAACTCCGTAAAAATCCGATTTGGGGTCAATATCTATTGCAAtttaattgttaaaataattaagaaattttTAGAACTATTAaaaatgcaaaaataaaattgaaatgtTACGTGTAGTCGTGTTACTCGTGTACCATAGTTGTGCCTTGTGCGGCCAGGAACGGTCCACACATGAGAGAAAACCGGCCGGCTGAGACATAAACCTTACATCGGGTGAGATTTAACAGCAGAAAGAGCTCCAAGCCTCCAACACGATCAAACAAACCAATACCTAAAACCTCTGTCCAACTCATACATTTTGGTAAGAGAAGCAAAATCAAAGAATGCTCGAAAGCAGATTAATTGCGATtctaaagaaaaacagaaaggCCTTTAATCAAACATtatcatcatcctttttctcTAAGCCTCAGACCGGATCTTCATCTTCATTATCTAGGGTTTCTAATGAATCCCCATTCTTGAATCCTTCTAGATACTTCCATTCCAAATCTACAAATAGTCCTCCAGCTTCAATATCTCCAAGAAATCCTGTTATCTACAATGGGTTCACTTCATTTCTCAAGTATCACAAGGTGCTTATTTTCTATGTGTTTAGATATATATTGGGTGTTGTTTTAATAACCCTATTTTTTTGACTGATTGATTATACGCATTTTAATTCTGCTTCTCTCGACAGTTTTACTATTTGTATCTATTTctgatttacttttttttattgggTAAATATGGAGCTTAAATTTGagttattttctcatatttaaGTAATGCACATGGTGTAAACTGTAGTGTGAACCATGATTCATATGTGTTTAACGGATAAATTTGGTCTGAATTTGGGTATCCTGAGATTTAAATGCctatttttttcttatatgtAATGGAAATAGGATGAAAAGCTAACAATGATTTCAATTTTTGATGCGCTAACACTATTGTTAGGTTTACAATATGCAACTTAATAGATTCAAGTAGTAGTACTAGGTAACTAGAAAATTAATGAATTTGGGATTTGTGATTTATTGTGATGCATTTTGATTCTTTTGAGTATGAtccttcaatttttaatttacaatAAAGTGCGAGTCTCCGAATTTGTGCGACAGCACGAATTTGTTTGCTGCAGTTTTTCTGCCCTTTACCTCTTTGTTTTATATTGATTTCAtggcacaaaatattgggaCAGTGAGTAATTATGTGTGAAaagtttattttttgaaattattgacGGTAGCATGCTATGTTTTTTCAGGGTTTTCAACCATCGTTAAGAAAGTTTTCCACTGCAGCTGTAGCTGCAACTGTCTGTAAGGAGAATAAGGAAGGATTAAAGTTCTTAGTTACTGCAGGACCTCATGCTCAAAAAGCAATCGGTATATGGCTTTTTGTGTCAGCTGCATGGGTGTTTAGTATGGTGGTACTGGGAGGTGTGACAAGGTTAACCCGGTCTGGTCTTTCAATGACTGACTGGAAGTTCACCGGGAGCCTCCCTCCTTTGTCAGAAGAAGATTGGTTAATTGAGTTTGAAAAGTATAAGCAATCCCCGGAGTTCAAGCGGTTAGTTCAAGCAATAGCTGATTCATATGTGTTTGGTATTTGTTTATACTGTATAAATGTCAGGATCAGGCTAAGTTGTCAGTATAAGTCTTTATATCGTCCGatacatatattttaacttctttttttatatacttGTGAGGGTAAGCAGATGTTGTAATCCAGGAAGtaggaattttttaaaataaactaaactGTAGTTTTTTTATGTCTGTAATAAAGTGTCAGTATTACATAATTTAGATTTGTCAGAACTTTTTTTAAGATGTTTTTCATAAGAAGAATTAATGTGGTGCAGTATAAATAAAGGGATGCATTTGGATGACTTTAAGTTCATTTATTGGATGGAATACGCTCATCGTATGTGGGGAAGAGCACTGGGCATCATGTTTGTGCTGCCCTTTGGATATTTTCTTCGCAAAGGATATATCACTCCACAACTTGGAGTTAGACTTTCTGGCCTCGTAGCACTTGGTGCTGGACAAGGACTAATTGGCTGGTGGATGGTTAAGAGTGGTTTAGAGGTAAGGCTCTTGTATGTATTTGCTATTGGAAAATCTTTTGAGGATTTTGTTTTAAAGAAATTATCTGCAGGAAGTTCATTTTTTCCTTATTTCATTGACAGGAACCGATATCAGAATATTCTGAACCAAGAGTAAGCCCTTATCGTCTGGCAGCTCATCTCACCTCGGCATTTGTTATTTACTGTGGGCTCTTTTGGACTGCCCTTTCTGTTGTTATGCCTGAACCCCCTACTGAATCAGTAGCTTGGGTGAATGGTGCTGCAAAAGTGAAGAGACTTGCGATTCCTATAAGCGTTCTTGTTGGCATAACTGCTATATCTGGAGCATTTGTTGCGGGAAATGATGCTGTATGCATTGCCACTTATATTTTTTTCCGCATCTTTACAAGCATATAAATGATGCTCTGTGCATTCACCTAGTTTTTGTTACTACTAAGCatctttaaaaacaaaaattaacatcTCTTATCAAAAGCAAGTAAGGTTAAATTATTCTTTGAATCAATATTCCACAGGGTCGCGCATTTAATACATTCCCAAAGATGGGTGACACATGGATACCAGATGACATCTTTAGGATGAAACCGCTTATACGCAACTTCTTTGAGAATACAGCTACCGTACAGGTAATTTCATAAAATCTTTGTCGTGATTAAAACTgtgtatgttttaatttttttaattcttctttAAACAGTTTGATCACCGACTCCTTGCGAGTGCAACTTTAGTTTCTATTGGAGGCCTATGGTGGGCAACTAAAAAATTGGACATACATCCTGCAGTACGATCATTGATCGGAAGCACACTAGGAATGGCTGCTCTTCAGGTTATTATCCGAGTCTGTAGCtttgtgttttatttgtgttttgtttttgtatatttatcgGTCATGAAAAATCATTCATTTGTTTGCCTGCTTCtcattttaaattatcatttcCGGTTGCAGGTGACTTTGGGCATATCCACTCTTCTATCTTATGTACCTGTATCACTAGGAAGTGCCCACCAGGCTGGTGCTTTAACTTTACTAACGCTTATGATCCTGCTGAATCACACTGTACGGCGACCATCCTTGTCACTTCTCAAATCTTTGCCCTCAGTTGCAAGAACTTGAACCTTTTGCTTTAGAATTAGAATATAAGATGTATGCCCAAATACGAACACTTCATCCAATTTATCACGTATGTGGATGCTTCCTTTTCCATAGGATGTGATAGATAATGACAGGAAGTTTAGTCGATGCATCatctttttcatatatatattttgtgcaaTTCCAAATTCATTTTGTAGTACATAAATAATGTAAGATGCACTTGTTACCACACGATTTTGCGGAGAATAACATGAGAGATCATAATGATCATGAATTCATGACTTTAAATTCGTGTACTGTTAAATGATCACAAGAGGCCTTGATTTACTTTCTGCTAATCTCTTCCCTTGTACTATTGGAGGTATGATGATAATCCAATAAGAAGATAATgaagaagttttttttttctttactgTAACTAATTTTCAGTTAAAACTTATTATTATCTTCTgttatttgtaaattttaatcgATAACTTATCTTACAATAACAAGTTGCACACTCTGCTGCTCTCACTTCTAAAACACCGTGAGCATTAATAATTTTCTTCCTCAATATTGTTTGTGCCGGTTCTTACCTAACCACTAAAACCAGATTGTATCCTCGCGATCGAATCCTGGCAACGGCCATTTATACTCTTATTTTTCGGATTTTGAATCTCTGCCTCTTTGTGCTTTTTAAATATGTGACTTATTATAACTTTGTATTTGACtcacaaaattattaaacatctcaacaaaattaacttattttatatttcgGACACTGAGGGAGAAATTTGTTTTTCTGTCTAACAGTCTTCTGGAACGACGgggttttgttttttgtttagttttgTACGATTAAATTACTTGCTCATCGTGTGTACTATAATGACTCACTGTTAGTATCCGTCGTTGTTGGAGTAAACTTGTATGCATGTGGCACTGGTATGTGTCTAGACATGGACACACCACCATATCTCCATCTTATCATTTTCATATAAATCAATGGCTCTTATTATGCTACTTCCTTCACTTGGATACAACTCCCTGTCGTATCGTATGCTGTTTCGCTACTTTTTGCTCGATGTATACACAGTTTGTGACTGCTGTTGTCTCATTTGATTTTGATTGCTTGCGTCCTTTTCTATGGATTTGTCCATTGCTGTTAGCTCTCACTGCAAGAGAGCATCGCCTTTTACTTATGGTCCGGGAGTATTGTTTTCCTTTGAATACTGCCGGCATCAATGCAATCAGACAAATGCATCCGGTTTGATTAACCTGTTTGGGtcatatgatttttttacaTGGTAAAATTGTAAGAATTTTGCATTAGGTCATACAGACGTAGCGTACATTGTTAAGTACCTTTCTATTACTTATATCGTTGATGAGTACCTACCTAGGATGTGTTGTAGACGGATCATTTTTAACGTGTTTATATGGTGAAAGGCTCATTGAGCACTTTCAATATTTTGGACAAGTATGGAAGTAGAGCACAATCTCTTGCCAGAGGATCGTCTCAAAGATGACGATGGGCATATAGTAAGAACTGGTAGGAAAacagaattttatttttctttctaaaAACCAATATTTGTGTTGATTTGAGCTCTTAATAGTTGGTTCTTTATTTTCAATCTTCACATCAGGAACAATATGGAGTACCATGGCTCATATTATCACAGCCGTGATAGGATCCGGGGTCCTCTCACTTGCTTGGAGCACGGCTCAATTAGGATGGATTGGAGGTCCAGTAGCCTTGCTTTGCTTTGCAGTTGTCACTTTTGTGTCTTCTTCCCTTCTAGCTGATTGTTACAGGTCTCCTGACTCTGTGACTGGAGTGCGAAACCCATCTTACATGGATGCGGTTAGAGTAAATCTTGGTATATATAACACATTCCATCATCAGTTAAAGTTTCTCTATAGTGTTCAACTTATAGCAAATTTTCTCCCTAACTTTCTAATGTGATAATCATTCAGGAAGAAAACAAACATGGATATGTGGTTTGCTTCAGTATGTGAGTATGTATGGAACTGGTGTTGCTTATGTGATTACCACTGCAACATGTATGAGGTGATTCCGACAGATATTCAGTTTACAGTTAATCAGCATATTTATGCTACATAATCTGCCTACTTTGTTATACTTATCTTACTACAATTATCCAATGAAGAGCAATTCAAAAATCTAACTGCTACCACAAAGAGGGGCGCGATTCTCCCTGTGATTTTGGGGTACACATTTATATGCTGGCATTTGGAGGGATTCAGATGGTTATGTCTCAGATACCTGATTTCCACAACATGGCTTGGGTGTCTATTGTTGCTGCTATAATGTCCTTTTCTTACGCTCTCATCGGGCTGGCTCTTGGTTTTGCAGAAGTAATTGGTATGTTCTATTTTTCATCTTTAACAATAAttttttactagaaaaataGGTTGCTAGAAACATATAGGGGAAAAGGACCATACCaaatttttcattgtttttaaactAGTCCATGCAAAGTTGCAAACTCTGTTGGAGTTGCTGGcttgaaattttaaagtttgTAATTATATTGTTTATAAAGCATGTTAATGTCTTTTAATTAACAGAGCATGGAATGATTAAGGGAAGTATCAGAGGAGTCCCAGCTGATACCACAGCAGAGAAGTTGTTTCTCATGTTTCAGGCACTTGGCGACATAGCCTTTGCCTATCCATACGCACTAATCCTCTTAGAAATACAGGTTTGGTTTCTGATCTCTTTATAAATACCAGCATCATGACTTAAAAATATACAAGTGAACTATGTCCTACCTTATTCATTCCAAAGTAAGAGAGAAATTGCAGAATGGCCGATGATTAACTGCTTAAgggttacttttttttttttttgaataattatatcCATCATGTGTAATGTTTATGTTTATGACAGTGCTCAAGCTACTTAAAATAAGTAAAGATATGTTATTTGTTATTGATATAAATATTCGGCTGTAATATGAAGGATACTATCAAGTCCCCTCCTCCGGAGAACCAGACAATGAAGAAAGCCTCAGTATCCGCCATCATTGTCACGACTATCTTCTACCTGGGCTGTGGATGTTTTGGATATGCAGCCTTTGGAAATGATACACCTGGAAACCTTTTGACAGGATTTGGATTCTATGAACCTTTTTGGCTAGTCGACTTTGCTAATGCCTGCATTATTATACATCTCATCGGAGGATATCAGGTCTGTTAACTAAAATTTCAGTTTTTCCTTACATTTATAGAAACTAATTGACCATAGGTAATTTGTTTGTTAACTAGGTGTTCAGTCAGCCAGTATTTGCATTTGCAGAAAGATGGTTCAACGACAAGTTCCCAAATAACGATTTCATGACCAAATTTTATGACTTGAAACTCCCATTTTTACCAGCTTTTCAGTTAAGTCTGTTCAGGATATGTTTCCGGTCTGTATACGTTGTGACCACGACAGGAATTGGAATGGTGTTCCCGTATTTTAATGAGATACTAGGAGTGTTGGGGGCCTTGAACCTGTGGCCCTTAGCTGTATATTTCCCAGTAGAAATGTATTTACTGCAGAAAAAGATAGGAGCTTGGACAACAAAATGGGTAGCTCTTCAGTGTTTTAGCATGGTCTGCTTGCTTGTCACAATAG of the Daucus carota subsp. sativus chromosome 4, DH1 v3.0, whole genome shotgun sequence genome contains:
- the LOC108216187 gene encoding cytochrome c oxidase assembly protein COX15, which translates into the protein MLESRLIAILKKNRKAFNQTLSSSFFSKPQTGSSSSLSRVSNESPFLNPSRYFHSKSTNSPPASISPRNPVIYNGFTSFLKYHKGFQPSLRKFSTAAVAATVCKENKEGLKFLVTAGPHAQKAIGIWLFVSAAWVFSMVVLGGVTRLTRSGLSMTDWKFTGSLPPLSEEDWLIEFEKYKQSPEFKRINKGMHLDDFKFIYWMEYAHRMWGRALGIMFVLPFGYFLRKGYITPQLGVRLSGLVALGAGQGLIGWWMVKSGLEEPISEYSEPRVSPYRLAAHLTSAFVIYCGLFWTALSVVMPEPPTESVAWVNGAAKVKRLAIPISVLVGITAISGAFVAGNDAGRAFNTFPKMGDTWIPDDIFRMKPLIRNFFENTATVQFDHRLLASATLVSIGGLWWATKKLDIHPAVRSLIGSTLGMAALQVTLGISTLLSYVPVSLGSAHQAGALTLLTLMILLNHTVRRPSLSLLKSLPSVART
- the LOC108217779 gene encoding probable amino acid permease 7, producing MEVEHNLLPEDRLKDDDGHIVRTGTIWSTMAHIITAVIGSGVLSLAWSTAQLGWIGGPVALLCFAVVTFVSSSLLADCYRSPDSVTGVRNPSYMDAVRVNLGRKQTWICGLLQYVSMYGTGVAYVITTATCMRAIQKSNCYHKEGRDSPCDFGVHIYMLAFGGIQMVMSQIPDFHNMAWVSIVAAIMSFSYALIGLALGFAEVIEHGMIKGSIRGVPADTTAEKLFLMFQALGDIAFAYPYALILLEIQDTIKSPPPENQTMKKASVSAIIVTTIFYLGCGCFGYAAFGNDTPGNLLTGFGFYEPFWLVDFANACIIIHLIGGYQVFSQPVFAFAERWFNDKFPNNDFMTKFYDLKLPFLPAFQLSLFRICFRSVYVVTTTGIGMVFPYFNEILGVLGALNLWPLAVYFPVEMYLLQKKIGAWTTKWVALQCFSMVCLLVTIVALIGSVQGLIRARTS